One genomic region from candidate division WOR-3 bacterium encodes:
- a CDS encoding hydroxyacid dehydrogenase, producing the protein MENYKILITDKIHEEGKNYLISKGFEVKEILNLSEEELVKLIKDFHVLIVRSATKVTKKIIENASNLKIIGRAGVGLDNIDVKAAEERGIKVINSPEASSVAVAELTILFILSALRSFPHAHISMKEGKWEKSKFMGLELKGKKVGIIGYGRIGKEVAKRLKCFETEILVYDPFINGNKNENFVQTLEEIFSNCDIITIHTPLTEETKYMINKKILEKAKRGIIIVNCARGGIINEKDLLWALNEGIVSYACLDVYENEPPKNFELLNHPNVILTPHIGAQTSEAQSKASLILAEKIYKELIEFSSKV; encoded by the coding sequence ATGGAAAATTATAAAATATTAATAACTGATAAAATTCATGAAGAAGGGAAAAATTATTTAATTTCAAAAGGATTTGAAGTTAAAGAAATATTAAATCTTTCTGAAGAAGAACTGGTAAAATTAATTAAAGATTTTCATGTTCTTATTGTTAGAAGTGCTACAAAGGTAACAAAAAAGATTATTGAAAATGCTTCTAATCTTAAAATAATTGGAAGAGCTGGTGTTGGCCTGGATAATATAGATGTTAAAGCTGCAGAGGAAAGAGGAATAAAAGTTATAAACTCACCCGAAGCCTCCTCAGTTGCTGTTGCTGAGCTTACAATACTCTTTATACTTTCTGCTCTAAGAAGTTTTCCTCATGCCCATATTTCAATGAAAGAAGGTAAATGGGAAAAATCTAAATTTATGGGATTAGAATTAAAAGGAAAAAAAGTTGGAATTATCGGATACGGAAGAATCGGTAAGGAAGTTGCAAAAAGATTAAAATGTTTTGAAACTGAAATATTAGTTTATGATCCTTTTATAAATGGAAACAAAAATGAAAATTTTGTTCAAACTCTTGAAGAAATTTTTTCAAATTGCGATATTATTACTATTCATACTCCTCTCACAGAAGAAACTAAATACATGATAAATAAAAAAATTCTTGAGAAAGCTAAAAGAGGGATAATAATAGTTAACTGTGCAAGAGGAGGTATAATTAATGAAAAGGATCTTTTATGGGCTTTAAATGAAGGAATAGTTTCCTATGCTTGTCTTGATGTTTATGAAAATGAACCCCCTAAAAATTTTGAACTTTTAAATCATCCAAATGTAATATTAACACCTCATATTGGAGCTCAAACTTCAGAGGCTCAAAGTAAGGCAAGTTTAATTCTTGCTGAAAAAATTTATAAAGAACTTATTGAGTTTTCTTCAAAAGTTTAA
- a CDS encoding CARDB domain-containing protein, translating into MRSLILALLVAGLIAGEGVTVKTGSLPTSKKDELLKAGASLLQNGKPSEVYKNLLKIPLWDVVDSFPAPGLYHMGLGFDGTYLYNVSNATTPVIVYVIDPSTGNVVNQWQLSSSGYCLGITYFQGYLWIADYSYGYIYKYQTNGTYVQTYSSPVGSYIRGLTNDNNYLWLASVGGGVGLGSLVQWDPSNNQIIRTVSVGSIIDWPMDISYDSRTGNMWVNDDNGASAEINEVDISGSNGVIVAQYAPPGGYGLIPEGIVFDGGTYIYYTAFYASYIWKILAATFNNDVSTYQIISPSSTTLPYTPTDIKAIVKNIGQTNAGSFNVYCVVESLGVQVYSSSQTIPSLSAGASDTITFSPQWTPSEFTYEIIVWHDYADDFAGDDTLTKQVKASSGEWICYNDGVMANAWAFYAAGNAWGHRISPATYPYYVDTVKVYILSEGDPYWPWPDATHQNFQISVFDENAGYPGNEIFVDTVNVTTDSLDPSGSRSWVYAFPKVKINSGDFWIGHVQLYPYPGTEGQGVDASLNYPSRTWARIGGTWQQYALSGDLMMCAFVRYPYAHDVGVFSIEKPKPFAPAYSSIQIQAKIVNEGLNTESFNVEAKIDSAGFTVYADTVPVNNLISDDTVLVSFAPFTTGANNLNYTLTIKTLLPTDVKPTNNFKSLSFTTVEVPRFITVPVSQVMPIIDGFIDTLSEWNDAIKLDASDVFQMHGLLNPPGSAFIYLKYDGDYLYAAVRAPFDMTRTQFDRIFLYFDDNNDGQFPPPGIKKEGRVALYYTSILDIAAFTPIFVDRTLGQTKSVGFPCASAMPLGYEQYEIAIPFGSLDEELDVSFPDTVGFFFQVGDTFANKIEYGGWFPQDNDSIRVPSYYTKLIFPVVAVKEGKKPINIKERLELALNIPNSISKNPEINFTIPYASPVKINLYNVNGVKVANLIDNKFMTPGKYSVKIDRDKLSSGVYFIRLETNTKDITKKLVFVK; encoded by the coding sequence ATGAGGAGTCTCATTTTAGCCCTTTTAGTAGCAGGGCTTATAGCTGGCGAAGGTGTTACAGTAAAAACAGGTTCTTTACCTACCTCTAAAAAAGATGAACTTTTAAAAGCAGGTGCCTCTCTACTTCAAAATGGAAAACCTTCAGAGGTTTATAAAAATCTTTTAAAGATTCCTCTATGGGATGTTGTTGATTCCTTCCCTGCTCCAGGTTTATATCACATGGGTCTTGGATTTGATGGGACTTACCTTTATAATGTTTCAAATGCAACTACCCCTGTTATAGTTTATGTTATTGATCCCTCAACCGGTAATGTGGTTAATCAGTGGCAACTTTCAAGTAGCGGTTATTGTCTTGGAATCACATATTTTCAGGGTTATTTATGGATAGCTGATTATAGCTATGGATACATATATAAATACCAGACAAATGGAACCTATGTTCAAACATATTCTTCACCTGTTGGATCATATATAAGGGGTCTTACAAATGATAATAATTATTTATGGCTTGCAAGTGTTGGTGGTGGGGTTGGATTAGGCTCTCTTGTTCAATGGGATCCTTCCAACAATCAGATTATTAGAACTGTAAGTGTTGGAAGCATTATTGATTGGCCAATGGATATAAGTTATGATTCAAGAACAGGAAATATGTGGGTTAATGATGATAATGGAGCTTCTGCTGAGATAAATGAGGTTGATATTTCAGGCTCAAACGGTGTAATTGTGGCTCAGTATGCTCCACCCGGGGGTTACGGTCTTATTCCAGAGGGTATAGTTTTTGATGGTGGCACTTATATATACTATACTGCCTTTTATGCCTCTTATATATGGAAAATATTGGCAGCCACTTTCAATAACGATGTCAGCACCTATCAAATAATATCACCTTCCTCAACTACTCTGCCCTATACTCCTACTGATATTAAAGCTATAGTTAAAAATATAGGTCAAACAAATGCAGGTAGTTTTAATGTTTATTGTGTTGTTGAATCTCTCGGTGTCCAGGTTTACTCTTCATCTCAAACAATACCTTCTCTTTCTGCTGGAGCATCTGATACTATTACTTTTTCTCCACAGTGGACACCATCAGAATTTACTTATGAGATAATTGTATGGCACGATTATGCTGATGATTTTGCCGGGGATGACACTTTGACAAAACAAGTTAAAGCTTCTTCAGGTGAATGGATATGTTATAATGATGGAGTGATGGCAAATGCTTGGGCATTTTATGCTGCTGGTAATGCATGGGGACACAGAATTTCCCCAGCAACATATCCTTATTATGTAGATACAGTTAAAGTTTATATTCTATCAGAAGGAGACCCTTACTGGCCATGGCCTGATGCAACCCATCAGAATTTCCAGATTTCTGTATTTGATGAAAATGCAGGTTATCCTGGAAATGAAATTTTTGTTGATACCGTGAATGTTACAACAGACTCACTTGACCCTTCAGGCTCAAGGTCCTGGGTTTATGCTTTTCCAAAAGTAAAGATTAATTCAGGAGATTTCTGGATAGGTCATGTTCAGCTTTATCCTTATCCTGGAACAGAGGGTCAGGGTGTGGATGCTTCTCTTAATTATCCATCAAGAACTTGGGCAAGAATTGGAGGAACCTGGCAGCAGTATGCACTTTCTGGAGATCTTATGATGTGTGCCTTTGTAAGATATCCTTATGCACATGATGTTGGAGTATTTAGTATTGAAAAACCAAAACCCTTTGCTCCTGCCTATTCTTCAATTCAGATTCAGGCCAAGATAGTTAATGAAGGATTAAATACAGAAAGTTTTAATGTGGAAGCCAAAATAGACTCTGCTGGTTTTACTGTATATGCTGATACTGTTCCTGTAAATAACTTAATCAGTGACGACACTGTGCTTGTAAGTTTTGCTCCTTTCACTACTGGTGCTAATAACCTCAATTATACTCTCACTATAAAAACCCTTCTTCCAACTGATGTAAAACCTACAAATAATTTTAAGTCTCTTTCCTTTACAACAGTGGAAGTTCCAAGATTTATTACTGTTCCTGTTTCTCAGGTTATGCCAATTATTGATGGATTTATTGATACTTTGAGTGAATGGAATGATGCTATAAAACTTGATGCCTCAGATGTATTTCAGATGCATGGATTACTTAATCCCCCTGGTTCTGCTTTCATTTATTTAAAATACGATGGTGATTATCTCTATGCAGCTGTGAGAGCTCCCTTTGATATGACAAGAACTCAATTTGATAGAATATTCCTTTATTTTGATGATAATAACGATGGTCAATTTCCTCCTCCAGGTATTAAAAAAGAAGGTAGAGTTGCCCTCTATTATACTTCAATTCTTGATATAGCAGCTTTCACACCTATTTTTGTAGATAGAACACTTGGACAGACAAAAAGCGTTGGATTCCCTTGTGCTTCTGCTATGCCTCTTGGTTACGAACAGTATGAAATTGCTATCCCTTTTGGGTCCCTTGATGAGGAGCTGGATGTTTCTTTCCCTGACACTGTTGGATTTTTCTTCCAAGTAGGTGATACTTTTGCTAATAAAATAGAATATGGAGGATGGTTCCCTCAGGATAATGATAGCATAAGGGTCCCGTCCTATTATACAAAACTTATTTTCCCTGTTGTTGCTGTCAAAGAAGGTAAAAAGCCAATTAATATAAAAGAAAGACTTGAACTTGCTCTTAATATTCCCAATTCAATTTCTAAAAATCCTGAAATTAATTTTACAATTCCATATGCTTCCCCTGTGAAGATAAATCTTTACAATGTAAATGGTGTAAAAGTTGCAAATCTAATTGATAACAAATTTATGACACCAGGTAAATATAGTGTAAAGATTGATAGAGACAAACTTTCTTCAGGTGTATACTTCATAAGACTTGAAACAAATACAAAAGATATCACAAAGAAACTTGTATTTGTGAAATAA
- a CDS encoding tetratricopeptide repeat protein: protein MILIIYLIFLKTEVSILKKADSLFASFEFKKAIVLCEKALQKSLSKEEKEKIISKIIDIAYFTGDYNLAINYLKTLNKIREKGNRDSIFYKLGLTFENIGETDSALKYFQKILIDYKESILKEIAEKEIDKIFEKRLKEYVAEAENIKLTKLEYENYVKNLPPYKKPKNKEEEKKVIEDLLLKKIILIESLKEGLFWDYEYNKELKNLKEENLIKLYFKKIADTINIKEEDIKNYYNKHLDKFKAENKTFEDAKSYIEKALKMEKFKEKKDKIKENLLKKYNTKIYKDK, encoded by the coding sequence ATGATTCTAATAATTTATCTAATTTTCTTAAAAACAGAAGTTTCTATACTTAAAAAGGCTGATTCTCTTTTTGCATCTTTTGAATTTAAAAAGGCAATTGTCTTATGTGAAAAAGCCTTACAAAAATCCCTTTCGAAGGAAGAAAAAGAAAAAATTATCTCAAAAATTATTGATATAGCTTATTTTACAGGCGATTATAATCTGGCAATAAATTATTTAAAAACTTTAAATAAGATAAGAGAAAAAGGAAATAGAGATTCTATTTTTTATAAACTGGGATTAACATTTGAAAATATAGGTGAAACAGACAGTGCCTTAAAGTACTTTCAAAAAATTTTAATAGATTACAAAGAAAGTATTTTGAAAGAAATTGCAGAAAAGGAGATAGATAAAATTTTTGAAAAAAGGTTAAAAGAATATGTTGCAGAAGCTGAAAATATAAAATTAACAAAATTGGAATATGAAAATTATGTAAAGAATTTACCACCTTATAAAAAACCTAAAAATAAAGAGGAAGAAAAAAAAGTTATTGAAGATTTATTATTAAAAAAAATAATTTTAATTGAATCCTTAAAAGAAGGACTTTTTTGGGATTATGAATATAATAAGGAATTAAAAAATTTAAAAGAGGAAAATTTAATAAAGTTATATTTTAAAAAGATTGCTGATACAATAAATATAAAAGAAGAAGATATTAAAAATTATTATAATAAACACTTAGATAAATTCAAAGCAGAAAATAAAACCTTTGAAGATGCAAAGAGTTATATAGAAAAGGCTTTAAAAATGGAAAAATTTAAAGAAAAAAAAGATAAAATAAAAGAAAATTTATTAAAAAAGTACAATACAAAAATCTATAAGGATAAATAA
- a CDS encoding DUF1015 family protein — MSFLQKFKAVFFEDKVREKIKIRLENYFSFLEEKDFLKNHPFYEFVKKVNEDGFKYIESLFKREILKMDEKENFYVYEQEFKIFEKNYLRKGLLCSFNMDYENKIFPHEQIFDFAAEIHKDFYEKSKLNFEPVLLLYKGEKINNFIEKEEFLFETQDEYGEIHRIKRCDLRKDFFDIINKSELVIADGHHRFEAIRKSKFKKRLTLIFSIEDENLKVLPTHRGAFINKKYLEHLINKSTKIEESEFENFLKNLKNPYLIFFNGHNFYLLKGEKNLSVEYLHNDILKDNKEKIGFYRDYKSLVNDVKLKKFNVAFFLPPITPEIVFEYAIKKIKFPPKSTDFYPKTLCGFIGLKLV; from the coding sequence TTGAGTTTTCTTCAAAAGTTTAAAGCAGTTTTTTTTGAAGATAAAGTAAGAGAAAAAATTAAGATAAGATTAGAGAATTATTTTTCTTTTCTTGAAGAGAAAGATTTTCTAAAAAATCACCCTTTTTATGAATTTGTTAAAAAAGTTAATGAGGATGGCTTTAAATATATAGAAAGTCTCTTTAAAAGGGAAATTCTTAAAATGGATGAAAAAGAGAATTTTTATGTTTATGAGCAAGAGTTTAAAATATTTGAAAAAAATTATTTGAGAAAGGGTCTTTTATGTAGCTTCAATATGGATTATGAAAATAAAATTTTTCCCCACGAACAAATTTTTGATTTTGCGGCAGAAATTCACAAGGATTTCTATGAGAAATCAAAATTAAATTTTGAGCCTGTTCTTCTTTTATATAAAGGTGAAAAGATAAATAATTTTATTGAAAAAGAAGAATTTCTTTTTGAAACTCAAGATGAATATGGTGAAATACATAGAATAAAAAGGTGTGATTTAAGAAAAGATTTTTTTGATATAATAAATAAAAGTGAACTTGTTATTGCTGATGGGCATCACAGATTTGAAGCAATTAGAAAATCTAAATTTAAAAAGAGACTAACCCTTATATTTTCTATTGAGGATGAAAATTTAAAAGTTTTACCAACACACAGGGGCGCATTTATTAATAAAAAATATCTTGAGCATCTTATAAATAAATCTACAAAAATTGAAGAATCAGAATTTGAAAATTTCCTAAAAAATTTAAAAAATCCCTATCTAATTTTTTTTAATGGTCATAATTTCTATTTACTAAAGGGAGAAAAAAATCTTTCAGTAGAGTATCTTCATAATGATATTCTTAAAGATAATAAAGAAAAAATTGGATTTTATAGGGATTATAAAAGTTTAGTTAATGATGTTAAATTAAAAAAATTTAATGTTGCCTTTTTCTTGCCTCCAATAACACCTGAGATCGTTTTTGAATACGCAATTAAAAAAATTAAATTTCCTCCAAAATCAACAGATTTTTATCCAAAAACACTATGTGGTTTTATTGGGCTCAAACTTGTATAG